A single region of the Thermotoga profunda AZM34c06 genome encodes:
- a CDS encoding CTP synthase: MKKYIVVTGGVLSGVGKGIFSASLARLLKECSVKVNVLKIDPYLNVDAGTMNPNQHGEVFVTEDGYEADLDLGHYERFLGENMSRKNNITAGQVYSTIVQREREGGYLGSTVQIVPHVTGEIKKRIESLEGEVNVIEIGGTVGDIESEVFLESVRELALEKSVDDFLFIHVTYVPYLKASNEFKTKPTQQSVQLLRRSGINPDMIVVRSESPINGDSLKKVALFGGVPNDMVINLSDVPNVYSVVEILKNHEVHRKVARRLKITLDESGFKWDYPKVFKTYKIALVAKYLGTDDAYKSIIESVFLSGCVKPSIVDAQILEEMNWEQVCDTLFEYDALIIPGGFGKRGIEGKIRAIHFAREYKKPILGICLGMQLMVIEFARNVLGYKDANSTEFDPNTPYPVITLMEEQKRILQLGGTMRLGSQSMRILKNTKLWQIYGGVEQVSERHRHRYEVNYDEYPELFKLPNENGNKLVISAQSNFVEAIELEDHPYFIGIQYHPELKTKVGNPHPLFKALIDSIKSN, translated from the coding sequence ATGAAAAAGTATATCGTTGTGACCGGTGGTGTATTGAGTGGTGTTGGAAAAGGAATTTTTTCCGCTTCTTTGGCAAGATTACTCAAAGAGTGTAGTGTCAAGGTTAATGTTTTAAAAATAGATCCATATTTGAATGTAGATGCCGGAACAATGAATCCCAATCAGCATGGAGAAGTTTTCGTTACAGAAGATGGATATGAGGCAGATTTAGATCTTGGACACTACGAGCGTTTTCTTGGCGAGAACATGAGTAGGAAGAACAATATAACAGCAGGACAGGTTTACTCAACCATTGTACAAAGAGAAAGAGAAGGAGGATATCTTGGTTCAACTGTTCAAATAGTTCCACATGTAACTGGAGAAATCAAAAAAAGAATCGAATCACTTGAAGGAGAAGTGAATGTCATCGAGATAGGTGGTACCGTAGGAGATATAGAGAGTGAAGTTTTCTTAGAGAGCGTTCGTGAGCTTGCACTGGAAAAATCTGTAGACGATTTCTTGTTCATACACGTTACATACGTACCATATCTGAAAGCCTCTAATGAATTCAAGACAAAGCCAACACAACAATCCGTTCAGTTACTCCGAAGATCTGGTATCAATCCCGATATGATCGTTGTAAGATCTGAGAGTCCGATAAATGGTGATAGTCTGAAAAAGGTAGCACTTTTTGGTGGAGTACCAAACGACATGGTGATAAACCTATCCGATGTCCCAAATGTCTATTCTGTTGTCGAGATACTCAAGAATCATGAAGTACATAGGAAGGTAGCTCGAAGATTGAAAATCACCCTCGATGAATCGGGTTTTAAATGGGATTACCCAAAGGTTTTCAAAACATATAAAATAGCACTCGTAGCGAAATATCTTGGTACTGATGATGCGTACAAAAGTATCATTGAATCTGTTTTTCTATCTGGATGTGTCAAGCCATCAATTGTCGATGCACAGATTCTCGAAGAGATGAATTGGGAACAAGTATGCGATACCCTGTTCGAGTATGACGCCTTGATAATACCTGGGGGGTTTGGAAAGAGAGGGATAGAAGGTAAAATAAGAGCAATTCATTTTGCAAGAGAATATAAGAAGCCTATTTTGGGAATTTGTCTCGGAATGCAATTAATGGTTATTGAGTTTGCGAGAAATGTTCTTGGTTACAAAGATGCCAATTCCACAGAATTCGATCCAAACACACCTTATCCAGTCATAACATTGATGGAAGAACAAAAAAGAATTTTACAACTCGGTGGAACAATGAGGCTTGGATCTCAATCGATGCGAATTTTAAAGAACACCAAACTCTGGCAAATCTATGGTGGAGTCGAACAAGTTTCTGAAAGGCATAGGCATCGCTACGAGGTCAATTATGATGAATATCCCGAGTTGTTCAAACTACCAAATGAAAATGGCAACAAACTCGTCATCAGTGCTCAATCGAATTTTGTTGAGGCAATAGAGTTAGAAGATCACCCATATTTCATTGGAATACAGTATCATCCAGAGCTCAAAACAAAAGTTGGTAATCCACATCCATTGTTCAAAGCTCTGATTGATTCAATCAAGAGTAATTGA
- a CDS encoding IMP cyclohydrolase codes for MNIKRVLISAWDKTGLIDFARELSKRGVSIIATHGTCNFLKENGISVGNVEQLTGYHELLNGRVKTLHPKIFAAVLAKLSNREHLQQLYELGMQPIDMVVVNLRPLVQTFDEKELLESIDIGGLALLRAAAKNYRDVVPICDYNDYASIIKSLDECGDIVLQQRRKLCAKAFLLCSEYDLTVYKAICELFAIDVDL; via the coding sequence TTGAATATAAAAAGAGTATTGATAAGCGCTTGGGACAAGACTGGCTTGATTGATTTTGCAAGAGAACTTTCAAAAAGAGGTGTATCAATAATCGCAACTCATGGCACATGCAATTTTCTCAAAGAAAATGGTATAAGTGTTGGTAATGTGGAACAACTGACAGGTTACCATGAGTTGCTGAATGGAAGGGTGAAAACGCTTCACCCAAAGATCTTTGCAGCTGTACTTGCAAAACTTTCTAACAGAGAACATCTACAACAATTGTATGAACTCGGTATGCAGCCCATAGATATGGTTGTTGTGAATTTGCGCCCTCTGGTGCAGACTTTTGATGAAAAAGAGTTACTCGAGTCAATAGATATAGGTGGGCTTGCATTGCTCAGGGCTGCAGCTAAAAATTACAGAGACGTAGTACCTATATGTGATTATAACGATTATGCTTCTATTATTAAATCATTAGATGAATGTGGTGATATCGTCTTACAGCAGAGAAGAAAATTGTGTGCAAAAGCCTTTCTACTTTGCAGCGAATATGACCTGACCGTGTACAAGGCAATATGTGAACTTTTTGCCATTGATGTTGATTTGTGA
- a CDS encoding uracil-xanthine permease family protein: MEAQISLAQQRVTGWKYFVLSFQHFVAMFGATVLVPLLTGLDPLVALFTAGVGTLVFHSFTAGVVPVFLGSSFAFIAPVIMVKEKFNDLSYATGGIFVAGLVYLLFALAVWMLGIERVKKLFPPVVTGPMIIVIGLTLSPVAIQMASTNWLVAIVVIVTVIVVSVFVKGFWSLVPVLSGVFVGYVFALLTGQVDTSTLSQIGWFSIPKFVSPKFDWTAIAMIAPVSIATFMEHIGDITTNGAVVGKNFFEYPGLHRTLIGDGLATSIAGLLGGPANTTYSENTGVLALTRVYDPRVLRGAAVIAIIVAFVSKFGALLRTVPSCVIGGISLILFGMIASVGIRTLVNARVDFSKAKNLLVASLILTIGIGGASLKIGPVELKGLSLAAIVGIVANLLIVNEKKN; encoded by the coding sequence ATGGAAGCTCAAATTTCACTCGCTCAACAACGTGTGACTGGTTGGAAGTACTTTGTTCTGTCTTTTCAACATTTCGTAGCGATGTTTGGTGCGACGGTTTTAGTCCCCTTACTCACTGGTCTTGATCCCCTTGTGGCTTTATTCACTGCAGGTGTTGGAACGCTTGTTTTTCATTCATTTACCGCAGGAGTTGTTCCGGTATTTCTTGGATCGAGTTTTGCCTTCATAGCACCTGTAATTATGGTCAAGGAGAAATTCAACGATCTTTCGTATGCTACTGGTGGTATTTTTGTGGCAGGACTTGTTTATTTACTGTTCGCATTAGCTGTATGGATGCTTGGGATTGAAAGAGTTAAGAAACTCTTCCCCCCTGTCGTCACAGGACCAATGATTATTGTAATAGGTCTTACATTGAGTCCTGTTGCGATTCAAATGGCGAGTACCAACTGGCTGGTCGCGATCGTGGTTATTGTAACTGTTATAGTTGTATCGGTTTTTGTAAAAGGCTTTTGGAGTCTTGTACCAGTTCTCTCAGGAGTCTTTGTGGGCTATGTTTTTGCCCTGTTGACTGGACAAGTTGATACATCCACTTTGAGTCAAATTGGTTGGTTTAGCATTCCAAAGTTTGTTTCTCCCAAATTCGACTGGACAGCAATAGCGATGATCGCTCCCGTTTCAATAGCGACCTTCATGGAACATATAGGTGATATCACAACTAATGGTGCCGTAGTTGGCAAGAATTTCTTCGAATATCCGGGCTTGCATAGAACTTTGATAGGTGATGGGTTGGCAACTTCCATAGCAGGACTACTTGGAGGACCGGCAAATACCACATATAGTGAGAACACAGGTGTCCTTGCACTTACACGTGTATATGATCCAAGAGTTTTAAGAGGTGCGGCAGTGATTGCGATAATCGTGGCATTTGTTTCGAAGTTTGGTGCATTGCTAAGAACTGTACCAAGTTGTGTCATTGGTGGAATAAGCCTGATACTCTTTGGAATGATAGCCTCTGTCGGTATAAGAACACTTGTAAATGCAAGAGTTGATTTTTCTAAGGCAAAGAACCTTCTTGTGGCATCTTTGATACTAACTATTGGGATCGGTGGAGCATCTTTGAAAATCGGCCCTGTTGAATTAAAAGGGTTAAGTTTGGCTGCAATAGTTGGTATAGTCGCGAATTTATTGATCGTGAACGAAAAAAAGAATTAA
- a CDS encoding sugar kinase encodes MSRVVTFGEIMMRLATPSYLRLVQTNQFEITYAGAEANVAVSLANFGMNVAYVTKLPTNDLGQAVLRTLRQYGVDTSHVVFGDGRLGLYFLETGFSQRPSKVIYDRANSVFALSKPEDFNWDEIFKDAIWFHFTGITPALGENLVQSCRQALQKAKEKNITVSCDLNYRAKLWNEQKARQVMTELVKYVDVLFANEEDAEKVFGIRADDSNIVEGKLSLKGYEQVCRRLRETFGLKKVAISLRESIVANINGWSGVLLDSDHFYHSKQYTVHIVDRVGAGDSFAAGLIYGIITNMGPQQSLDFAVAASCLKHTIIGDFNQVTLEEVKKLAKGEGSGRVVR; translated from the coding sequence ATGTCACGGGTAGTAACTTTTGGGGAAATCATGATGAGACTTGCAACACCAAGTTATTTGAGGCTTGTTCAGACCAATCAATTTGAAATTACTTACGCAGGTGCCGAAGCAAATGTGGCTGTCTCGCTTGCGAATTTTGGCATGAATGTGGCTTATGTTACCAAGTTGCCAACCAATGATTTAGGTCAGGCAGTTCTGAGAACCTTGAGACAATATGGAGTAGATACTTCTCACGTAGTCTTTGGTGATGGTAGATTGGGATTGTATTTTCTTGAAACTGGTTTTTCACAGAGACCATCGAAGGTGATATATGATAGAGCTAATTCAGTTTTTGCACTATCGAAACCCGAAGATTTCAATTGGGACGAGATTTTTAAGGATGCTATCTGGTTTCATTTCACTGGTATAACGCCAGCACTTGGAGAAAATCTTGTGCAATCGTGTAGACAGGCTCTTCAGAAAGCAAAAGAAAAGAATATAACGGTTTCTTGTGATCTGAATTACCGTGCAAAGCTTTGGAATGAACAAAAAGCACGGCAGGTTATGACCGAATTGGTGAAGTATGTAGATGTACTTTTTGCAAACGAAGAAGATGCGGAAAAGGTATTTGGTATTCGTGCAGATGATTCAAACATCGTCGAAGGAAAATTGAGCTTGAAAGGATATGAGCAAGTATGTCGTAGATTGCGAGAAACTTTTGGTTTGAAGAAAGTCGCAATAAGCCTAAGAGAAAGTATCGTGGCAAATATCAATGGTTGGTCCGGTGTTCTTTTGGATTCTGATCATTTTTATCACAGTAAACAATACACAGTTCACATCGTTGATCGAGTAGGAGCTGGAGACTCATTTGCGGCTGGTTTAATTTATGGGATTATAACCAACATGGGACCACAGCAATCCTTGGATTTTGCCGTTGCCGCATCTTGTTTGAAACACACAATAATCGGTGATTTCAACCAAGTAACATTGGAAGAAGTGAAGAAGCTTGCCAAGGGTGAAGGGTCTGGACGAGTGGTGAGATGA
- a CDS encoding IclR family transcriptional regulator → MAIGSVEKALKILEFIILRKNGARIQDIADHLKISSPAVYKHLETLVRAGYVCKEPHSHRYLPSYKIVELGSIILRNVQIREIAHPFLIDLMERTGMTIHFALRNGYEGVYIDKIESARTIPTVSRIGMKMRLYSTGFGKAILAFLPEEELNDYFAKVKLEEQTAHTITDVETLRKELSIVRQRGYAVDNEENEPGIICVGAPVFDYTGCVIGGISVTGAASSFSEQVIDIIAKEVVKTAQEISKRLGASV, encoded by the coding sequence ATGGCAATAGGATCTGTTGAAAAGGCTTTGAAGATTCTGGAATTCATAATACTTAGAAAAAATGGTGCGAGGATTCAGGACATTGCAGACCATCTAAAAATATCCTCTCCCGCCGTTTATAAGCATCTTGAAACGCTTGTTCGAGCAGGTTATGTTTGTAAAGAACCACACAGCCACAGATATTTACCATCTTACAAGATAGTAGAGCTCGGTAGCATAATTCTTAGAAATGTACAGATCAGAGAAATAGCCCATCCATTCTTGATAGATCTCATGGAAAGAACTGGTATGACTATTCATTTTGCGCTTAGAAATGGTTATGAAGGAGTGTATATTGATAAAATAGAAAGTGCGCGAACAATTCCGACTGTATCAAGAATAGGAATGAAAATGAGACTGTACTCAACTGGTTTTGGCAAGGCAATCTTGGCTTTCCTTCCAGAAGAAGAACTCAATGATTACTTTGCAAAAGTAAAGCTTGAAGAGCAGACAGCTCATACTATAACTGATGTAGAAACGTTGAGAAAGGAACTTTCCATCGTTAGGCAAAGGGGATACGCCGTTGACAACGAAGAGAACGAGCCTGGTATAATTTGTGTTGGAGCTCCTGTCTTTGATTACACAGGTTGTGTGATAGGAGGCATCAGTGTCACGGGAGCCGCAAGTTCTTTCAGCGAACAAGTAATAGATATTATTGCAAAAGAGGTTGTTAAGACAGCACAGGAGATTTCCAAGAGACTTGGAGCGAGTGTATGA
- a CDS encoding carbohydrate kinase family protein has protein sequence MDERVAVFGKINVDTFLYIDQLRIGENHMCQQTFVDIGGKGANTAVGLAKLGIDCHLIACIGNDAISQSVLKKLEKSGVDISFVKSFNTQTGKTFVVVESKGRNTMFHILGANSYLNPEMIDWTFLEKSKAVFIQLGIPIDTVREVVLMSKRNGKYVYIDPAGFVDESFLEIVSYADTVAPNEVELFKMTKETDIEKAAKKLLSSGVEEVVVKMGSKGASFFSEKTSFHVDAYEVDVVDTTGAGDAFNAAYITGKMKKLSQRNTLKLAVAASAISVTRQGTSSASPTKEELLEFLKKIKEEDLIAVL, from the coding sequence ATGGATGAGAGAGTAGCAGTCTTCGGTAAGATCAATGTAGATACTTTTTTGTATATTGACCAACTCCGAATAGGAGAGAATCATATGTGTCAGCAGACATTTGTTGACATCGGTGGGAAAGGAGCCAATACGGCAGTTGGTCTTGCAAAACTTGGCATAGACTGTCATTTAATAGCTTGCATAGGTAATGATGCTATCTCCCAGAGTGTTCTCAAGAAATTGGAGAAATCTGGTGTTGATATCTCATTCGTTAAGTCTTTCAATACCCAAACAGGTAAGACATTTGTAGTTGTTGAATCAAAAGGTAGAAACACCATGTTTCACATTCTCGGTGCGAATAGTTATCTGAACCCCGAGATGATAGATTGGACCTTCTTAGAAAAATCCAAGGCGGTTTTCATCCAGCTGGGCATACCTATTGATACAGTCCGTGAAGTGGTGCTGATGTCAAAGCGGAATGGAAAGTATGTCTATATAGATCCAGCTGGATTTGTAGATGAGTCTTTTTTGGAAATAGTTTCATACGCAGATACAGTAGCACCAAACGAAGTTGAACTTTTCAAGATGACAAAAGAAACTGATATAGAAAAGGCAGCTAAAAAACTTTTGTCTTCAGGTGTTGAAGAAGTAGTAGTTAAGATGGGATCAAAAGGTGCCAGTTTCTTTTCTGAAAAGACATCGTTTCATGTAGATGCATACGAAGTCGATGTGGTTGATACAACTGGTGCTGGTGATGCCTTCAATGCAGCTTATATCACAGGTAAAATGAAAAAACTTTCACAGAGAAACACTTTGAAACTTGCCGTCGCGGCATCGGCGATTTCTGTAACCAGGCAAGGTACGTCCAGTGCAAGTCCAACTAAAGAGGAATTACTTGAATTTCTTAAAAAAATAAAAGAAGAAGATCTCATAGCTGTTTTGTGA
- a CDS encoding DUF4897 domain-containing protein produces the protein MNQKTLFYILIAFIVFFVVTQLITTLMQKPPFEIAYYRSEMEYDYTGQATFTATAGLFFKDKSKQQQYIDQYRQASTSTFKSYFDDVSKKIGRQIEVISMNSTITERSGILEVLEIARLSNAALVQDGVVDTSLKDISIYSVNDSQITVIVPQDAQIITIEPTPTKIVSNQIYWQPTQSSMVFPKVVFKKGEENW, from the coding sequence GTGAATCAAAAAACCTTGTTTTATATATTGATTGCATTTATAGTTTTCTTTGTTGTCACACAATTGATCACGACTTTGATGCAGAAACCACCATTTGAAATAGCCTACTATAGGAGTGAGATGGAATATGATTACACAGGCCAGGCTACATTTACAGCAACGGCTGGCCTTTTTTTCAAGGATAAATCCAAGCAACAGCAATATATAGATCAATATCGACAGGCTTCCACTTCGACTTTTAAGAGTTATTTTGACGATGTCAGCAAAAAGATAGGAAGGCAGATAGAAGTAATATCGATGAATTCGACGATTACAGAAAGATCAGGTATACTTGAAGTTTTGGAAATCGCCAGATTATCCAACGCCGCATTGGTACAAGATGGTGTTGTTGATACATCGCTCAAAGATATATCGATATACTCTGTCAATGACTCTCAAATCACGGTTATCGTCCCACAGGATGCACAAATAATCACCATAGAACCTACACCTACTAAGATCGTTTCAAATCAGATCTATTGGCAACCGACTCAAAGTTCTATGGTTTTTCCAAAAGTTGTCTTCAAGAAAGGTGAAGAAAATTGGTAG
- a CDS encoding ComF family protein produces the protein MNLIELLFPNRCLLCGEQIKYYEMLCQSCLNDLSSSPIAVKEDGGIFVAYFYGRYDSKLRDLILLYKNSHHWRLSKILASFLVKTMNTYPPHAEIITWVPSSLSSLEERGFDTMALIAKATSKLIGIPTKRTLESLSKSSKRGMTLKQRRDSVKDSFSAISRVYKNIVLIDDVFTTGSTIRECARTLKDAGASSITVYCIARA, from the coding sequence TTGAATTTAATTGAGTTACTTTTTCCAAATCGCTGTCTTTTGTGTGGAGAGCAAATAAAATATTACGAAATGCTCTGTCAGAGCTGTTTGAATGATCTTTCAAGCAGCCCAATCGCTGTAAAAGAAGACGGAGGCATTTTTGTTGCATATTTCTATGGTAGATACGATTCAAAACTACGAGATCTAATTCTTCTCTACAAAAATTCCCATCATTGGCGCTTGAGCAAAATATTGGCTTCGTTTTTGGTGAAAACCATGAATACATATCCTCCTCATGCGGAAATCATCACTTGGGTACCGTCGAGCTTGTCTTCGTTGGAGGAACGGGGATTTGATACAATGGCTTTGATTGCCAAGGCTACTTCCAAATTGATAGGCATCCCAACCAAAAGAACACTTGAATCTCTTTCCAAATCAAGCAAGAGGGGTATGACACTGAAACAGAGACGTGATTCAGTAAAAGACTCCTTTTCTGCTATCTCCAGAGTTTACAAAAACATTGTGCTGATCGATGATGTTTTCACAACAGGCTCCACGATTAGAGAGTGTGCAAGAACTTTGAAAGATGCCGGAGCTAGTTCTATTACTGTCTATTGTATAGCTCGTGCTTGA
- a CDS encoding NAD-dependent protein deacylase: protein MVEDFLCLLKSSKYVIALTGAGISTPSGIPDFRSQNGLYSRYPEDVFDIEYFYRDPKGFYKFWKEVLLPMADVKPNAAHLMLARLEQNGILKATITQNIDGLHQKAGSKNVIELHGSVYEYHCIRCSERFSLSSIKNMIENSDLPLCDCSGLIRPDIVFFGESLPERALYEAQNHATKCDLMIVLGSSLVVYPAAQLPFIAKANGAKVVILNKGETGFDHMCDMKIEEDLSVFAEKCFAVNLGLFS, encoded by the coding sequence TTGGTAGAAGATTTTCTTTGTTTGCTCAAATCTTCCAAGTATGTAATTGCTCTGACCGGTGCAGGAATAAGTACTCCAAGCGGTATACCTGACTTTCGAAGTCAAAACGGTCTTTATTCAAGGTATCCAGAAGATGTCTTTGATATAGAGTATTTCTATCGCGATCCCAAGGGATTTTACAAATTCTGGAAAGAAGTACTTTTGCCAATGGCTGATGTTAAGCCAAATGCAGCGCATCTCATGCTTGCAAGACTTGAACAAAATGGTATCTTGAAAGCAACAATCACTCAGAACATAGATGGTTTGCATCAAAAGGCGGGAAGCAAAAACGTCATAGAGTTGCATGGAAGTGTATACGAATATCATTGTATTAGATGTTCAGAAAGATTCAGTCTCTCGTCAATCAAAAATATGATTGAAAACTCAGATCTTCCGTTGTGCGATTGTTCAGGTTTAATTCGGCCAGATATTGTATTTTTTGGTGAATCTTTGCCTGAAAGAGCCCTATATGAAGCTCAAAATCATGCAACTAAATGTGATTTGATGATCGTATTGGGGAGCTCTTTGGTTGTTTATCCTGCTGCACAACTTCCATTCATCGCGAAAGCCAATGGTGCAAAGGTCGTGATCTTGAACAAAGGTGAAACCGGTTTTGATCATATGTGTGATATGAAAATAGAGGAAGATCTATCTGTTTTCGCAGAAAAATGTTTTGCCGTAAATTTGGGGCTTTTCAGTTGA
- a CDS encoding methyl-accepting chemotaxis protein, producing the protein MSVRAKIILLVVVFVIAGVGVVTVLNIISMRQRLTTFAVSAMQQKVDKESLVLDHWFMQRSSELSTVASNFESYLMIFEKSMVTLALKSHGDTLNKLGFADYLLSNTQGKAFTYNEQELDISQFEFFKAIVLENKDFYVQDNFNWQGINSVVLASRVTDYNGNTSGLFAAIISQEKFWEMIKSIKYGKTGYAFLSNSNAVVLAHPKQEYIGKTLVQINNSLKNLEDEIKKAQPSVVTYNFEGEQKIATISPIPSSNWMIVLTMPYKELNEVFLQTLWTSLTASAVVIFISIFVGMIFTRRITKPLQTLTSIAQRIAQGDLTAYEKIESKDEIGKLSGAFSLVSENLRNSVTKIKRLSEQIEIFSAKMNESLKEATLVSDRTQKSAEKVSRSIEEVVSSVAEVNSGMEEIASGAQNTAKNASKLAEGSEKLKNKAFSTKNSVKELTESMKQTAERGQMSMQVVQKLVDLSNRIGEITDAIYSIAEQTNLLALNAAIEAARAGEAGRGFAVVADEIRKLAEQSRGATQEVADILKQIKSQSLLVAQGGQAVVNQIQDSLNILNENAQQIESMVKDIEEFTLAANDLAATSQEQSGAVEEISTAVDKIAKNIEIVSKTTDEVVQAVVEQTNNTQNLSGKVDEFTNMVMELKILSDRFKV; encoded by the coding sequence GTGTCGGTACGTGCAAAGATAATCTTACTTGTCGTAGTTTTTGTGATTGCCGGTGTGGGGGTTGTCACTGTGCTCAACATCATCTCAATGCGACAACGCTTAACGACCTTCGCAGTTAGTGCAATGCAACAAAAGGTAGATAAAGAATCTTTGGTTTTGGATCACTGGTTTATGCAAAGATCGTCTGAACTCTCCACAGTTGCATCTAATTTTGAAAGTTATCTCATGATCTTTGAAAAATCAATGGTTACTTTAGCATTGAAATCACATGGAGACACACTTAACAAACTTGGGTTTGCTGATTATTTATTATCAAATACACAAGGCAAGGCGTTCACATACAATGAACAAGAGTTGGATATATCGCAATTTGAATTTTTCAAGGCGATTGTACTTGAGAATAAAGATTTTTATGTTCAAGATAATTTTAATTGGCAGGGAATTAATTCTGTTGTCCTTGCAAGTAGAGTCACAGATTACAATGGAAATACGTCTGGTTTGTTTGCTGCCATAATATCTCAAGAAAAATTCTGGGAGATGATCAAGTCTATCAAGTATGGTAAAACTGGGTATGCCTTTCTGTCAAACTCTAACGCAGTTGTATTGGCTCATCCAAAACAAGAATACATTGGAAAAACCTTAGTGCAAATTAATAATTCGCTCAAAAATCTGGAAGATGAAATTAAGAAGGCACAACCTTCTGTTGTCACTTATAACTTCGAAGGTGAGCAAAAGATAGCCACGATATCGCCTATACCATCATCAAATTGGATGATTGTTCTGACCATGCCATATAAAGAGTTGAATGAAGTATTTCTCCAGACTCTTTGGACATCACTGACAGCTTCTGCAGTTGTTATATTCATAAGCATTTTTGTAGGTATGATCTTCACAAGAAGAATCACAAAACCATTGCAAACCTTGACATCCATTGCCCAACGTATTGCACAAGGTGACTTGACAGCCTATGAAAAAATCGAAAGCAAAGATGAGATTGGAAAGCTCTCTGGGGCATTTTCGCTTGTGAGTGAAAATTTAAGAAACAGCGTAACAAAGATTAAAAGACTCAGTGAACAAATCGAAATTTTCTCCGCTAAGATGAATGAAAGTTTAAAAGAGGCAACTTTGGTGTCTGATAGAACACAAAAATCTGCAGAAAAAGTCAGTAGAAGTATTGAAGAAGTTGTTTCGTCAGTAGCAGAAGTCAATTCAGGAATGGAAGAAATAGCTTCTGGTGCACAGAATACTGCTAAAAATGCATCAAAACTCGCTGAAGGTTCTGAAAAACTCAAAAATAAAGCTTTCTCAACCAAAAATTCCGTAAAAGAACTCACTGAATCTATGAAACAAACTGCAGAGCGTGGTCAAATGTCTATGCAAGTTGTACAAAAATTGGTAGATCTTTCCAATCGTATTGGAGAGATAACAGATGCCATATACAGTATTGCTGAGCAGACAAACTTGCTTGCATTAAATGCCGCGATAGAAGCTGCACGCGCAGGAGAGGCAGGAAGGGGATTTGCAGTTGTTGCAGATGAGATAAGAAAGCTTGCTGAGCAAAGCAGAGGCGCTACTCAGGAAGTAGCCGATATCTTAAAACAAATCAAATCACAAAGCCTTTTAGTAGCACAAGGAGGTCAAGCAGTCGTAAATCAAATACAAGACTCATTGAACATCTTAAATGAAAATGCACAACAGATAGAAAGTATGGTAAAAGATATAGAGGAATTCACTTTGGCAGCAAATGACCTTGCTGCAACCAGTCAGGAGCAAAGTGGTGCTGTGGAAGAAATCAGCACAGCTGTAGATAAGATCGCAAAGAATATCGAGATAGTTTCTAAGACAACTGATGAGGTAGTACAAGCTGTTGTTGAACAGACCAATAATACTCAAAATTTGTCTGGCAAAGTCGATGAATTCACAAACATGGTGATGGAGTTAAAGATTTTGTCTGACCGATTTAAGGTATGA
- a CDS encoding cyclophilin-like fold protein codes for MYLRFIFGTCEVTAELDEKKAPMTIDAIKKCLPIKSIVNRWGDEIYFETPVKLTVDENSKDVVEEGDVAFWIPGRAICIFFGKTPISDDKIRPASAVNVFGKIKENLQLLKEIKTGTKVIVQID; via the coding sequence ATGTATCTAAGGTTTATTTTTGGTACTTGTGAGGTCACTGCCGAGCTTGATGAGAAAAAGGCTCCTATGACAATTGATGCAATCAAAAAATGCTTACCAATTAAGAGTATTGTGAACAGATGGGGTGATGAGATTTACTTTGAAACGCCAGTAAAACTCACAGTAGATGAGAACAGTAAAGATGTGGTTGAAGAAGGGGACGTTGCATTTTGGATACCAGGTAGGGCTATATGTATTTTCTTTGGTAAAACACCAATAAGCGATGACAAAATCAGACCAGCCAGTGCGGTAAATGTGTTTGGTAAGATAAAGGAAAATTTACAGTTACTGAAGGAAATCAAGACTGGTACCAAGGTAATCGTTCAGATCGACTAA